The uncultured Bacteroides sp. DNA segment TTCTTTTTTTTCAAATATAGATAAAAGTTCGTTTTTAGGCTCATTGTTTTTTGATAGAAAAACAAATAATTCTATTTTTTATGATTTCGCATTTATTTGTTTATGCATTTAGAATTATAATAAAATGAATCACGTTACAAATCTAATGAATAAATTAGTCTAAAATTTCGCTCACAAGCTTAACTTTTTTGACTTTTGAATTCATAAAATACCCTCACTCGATTGATAATGTACAAGGCTTTATTTTCTTTTGTCGGTTGCAGCTTTTTTTCATCGCAGATATGTTTGTACATCTTCGCTTTTTTGCTCATAAATCTTTTACTTTGCAGCCTTATTTAAAAGATAGAATATGAGAAGTTTTGCATCTGATAATAATTCCGGAGTGCATCCATTGGTGATGGAAGCATTGAGTCAAGCTAATGAAAATCATGCGTTAGGTTATGGTGATGACCGCTGGACAGAAGAGGCTGTGGCGAAGATTAAAGAGACATTCACTCCCGATTGCGAACCCTTGTTTGTGTTTAATGGTACAGGAAGTAATATTGTGGCACTTCAAATAATGGTGAGATCTTATCACTCCATTATTTGTGCTGAAACAGCGCATATCTATGTGGACGAATGTGGATCACCAGTAAAAAGTACCGGAGCGCAAATCCGTCCTGTAGCTACTCCTGACGGTAAACTGACACCAGCGTTGATACAGCCTTATCTACATGGTTTTGGCGACCAGCACCATTCACAACCGGGTGCTATTTATTTGTCGCAATGCACCGAATTGGGTACTATCTATACTGTTGATGAGCTGAAAGAGATTACTGCACTGGCTCATCAGCATGGCATGCGTGTGCACATGGATGGAGCCAGAATAGCCAATGCTTGTGCGACGCTAAATGTTTCTCTGCGTGCGTTGACGGTGGACTGTGGTATTGACGTGCTTAGCTTTGGAGGTACAAAAAACGGCTTGATGATGGGAGAATGCGTGATTGTGTTCGATGCGTCATTGAAGGCTGAGGCTCGTTTTATTCGCAAGCAGTCGGCTCAACTGGCTTCTAAGATGCGTTATCTGTCGTGCCAGTTCACGGTTTATCTTACCAATGATCTTTGGTTAAAGAACGCCGCTCATGCCAATGCCATGGCGGGAAGATTGTATCAGGAATTGAAGTCTGTTCCGGGCGTTCACTTTACTCAGAAAGCAGAGAGTAACCAATTATTTCTTTCCATGCCGCGTGAGGTGATTGATAAGCTGCTGCAATCCTATTTCTTCTATTTTTGGAAGGAAGAGGAGAATGAAGTTCGCTTGGTTACTTCTTTTGATACTACCGATAACGACATTGACCAATTCATAAAAGTACTTCACTCATAACTTTGGTAGCTCTTGAGTTTGTGGTAACAAATAAGGTTCGGACTTTCACAAGCCCGAACCTTTCATTGTACTATATTTCTTGGGGGTGAAATATAGTCCTTTATCTGTAAGGTTTTACAATCCGATGGCCTCTTGCAGAGGAACAAAGGAATATCCTTTTTTCTTCAGAGTTTTAATCATCCTTTCCATGTAAGTAGAATAGAATTTATCTGTCCGCTTATCGTCTGTGCCAAAGTGAATGAGCATGATGTGCCCGTTCAAACCTTCTTTGGTTTCTACAGTCATTACTTTGTTATAAATTTCTTTGCTACTCCGATAGTTCTTCATGTCCGGAGTGGTATAGTCGGCATTGGTCATGGTTCCGGCTGTGAAGTTTATCAGTTGCAAACCCAAACTTTTTGTCCATGAAGCAATTTCAGCGTTATAATGTTCATACGGCGGGATGAAGAACGGGGCATCGGTATATTTTATTCCTGCTTCGTTCATCAGTTGGTAGTTTGCTTGTAGGTCCTTTACGAAATCTTCACGACTGATGAGAGTCGAATCCCTCTTCTCCCAAGAACAGTAGAGTGGATGAGCATAACTATGCGCTCCGACGTAATGTCCCTCGGCTTTCAGCTGACTGATAATGTTGGGAAACAGTTTGTAGAAGTCTCCGGTAAAGAAGAATGCTCCTTTTATCTTTTGTTTCTTTAGCGTTCTTATGATTGCATCTGCACCGTCTGATTTATCGGCAGCAGTGAATACGAGTGTAATTTGTTTCTTTGAAGAATCCGTACGTACTATGCCACCGTTGCTATAACTATTTTTATCGTTTCTTGCATTGCTTGCTTTCATTCCTTCTTTTTGGAGAGATGAAAGATAGTAGGTCAGTGAGGCTGTACCATCCATGGTTGGTTCGTTGGTGGCGTAATCATGCGTGTCGTCATGATAGACCATTCTGTCTGGTTGAAAGAGAGCATACTCTTCGCCTCCGTCCAGGCGTACACCCCTGAGACCTTTAAAGATGGTCGTGTACACAGGCCCATCTACTAGTCCGCCGGTGGTGTTTCCGACACCTGCATTGATAAGAGAGGAGTGAGGCTTGGTGGGGTAATCTCCCCAAAGAGGTAACTCAACGACCATACTTGTTCCCCACGGATTGCAGCCGAAGAGCCAATCACGCAGGGAGGCTTCCATCTCTTCGTAAGTATTGTCTCCTGTTAGTTCACGATAAAGGCGGCACTGAGTGAGCATGGCCGTGGTGAGGTTGTTTGAACACCAGATAGTGGGGATGCCATAGAGGAATGGACTTTCAATGGCTTTCTCGTACACGCGACTGATGCCGGCACGCATGTTACGGATAAATTCTTGATTGATGCGCTTATTATTCACATTGGCCAGTCGATAGTGTCCCATACTCATAAATGGATACCATTGATAATGACGGGCACTGTCTGCTCCCATCCACGGAGTAACCGGTTCGCGACGTCCGTATTCGATGGCTTGATCCATATATTTTCTATCTCCGGTGGCACGATAAAGTTCTGTTGCGGCTAGCTCCATATCGTCTGTCCAGTTATCTTCTTCATAGATATAGGGTGAAAGCACAGAAACGGTTTGGCAAGCTCCGGGTTGGTCAATGCCTTGTTGGTAGGCATCTTCAGCTTTAGCCCTTATCTCAGCGGCAAAAGTTGGATAATATTTTTGCAAGATTTCAGCTCCCAAAGTAAAGCAAGAAGCAAATTTGCCCGCCGTACTGGCTACTCCGGTAGTGGCATTCATAAACTTTCCGCGTTGCTGCTTTTCTCCATTGCAAAAGTAAACCGGACGTCCGGTGCCTTTGCCGTAGCCATAATCAACATCATCTTTGTTGGGAAGTCGCATTCCGGCATGGTCGCGGTCGTCTGCTATCTGATTATAAAGTTCCCCTTTGGTCGGATTCATTCGGTTGAGCCAGTCCAACCCCCATTTAATTTCATCTACAATGTCAGGTATGCCGTTTGCTCCTGATAGTCCGGCAGCATCGTAAGCATCAGCAAACGATTCAGGGTTTTGTTGGTAGGCAAACATCATCTGATACATCGCATTGGCCGATGTGGTGGTGTACTGTAAATAGTCCGAAGCATCGTGCCAGCCTCCGCGAACATCCAGGTGTTGGCCGGTCTTTGTGGGGTGATAAGCAATGTAGCCATCGTGCACGTGGCAACTGTCTTTTAAAAATGGGTTGTAACCGCATCTTTGCTGACGCATGTAGTTCAGCAGAAAGTCGGCTGTTCCATTATACACCTGATTGCCAATAGGGAAACGGGGGGATTCTGTCCCACCGGCTTTCAGATAATACGTTCCCGGTTGATTAAAGTCGCTAAAGTCCAATCGGTAGCTGCTCTCCATCCGTCCTATTCTACCTGTTGCCTTGGGGGAGGCAAAGGTGCGTGCCGTTTTTCCGGTGAATGCGTCAATCAGAGCGTATTCTTTTACGTCTGTTGCCTGCTCACTCATAAATACCGCAACTTTTCGGGATTGAGGCAAGTATCCGAGTTGGTTAATTCTTATCCATCCTTCTGCTCTAACACTTAATGTTATGATAGGAAGTACTACAATTAGTAACCAGCGCTTGCATCTCATAAAGTTTGATTTTTTAAGGTTGGTACCTGTGTTAAGTTGGTATGCAAATAAAGCTCATTAAATTAGAAAAAGGAATAAAGCAACTGTATTATTAAGTGATATTACATGTCGTTTACTTATTTTTAGAATTGAAGATTAAATATTAGCTGACAAAGAGAAGTTTATTGGGAACTCTTCTGTCAATGTTTCGAAAAGCTCTGAAAGGCCGACCCA contains these protein-coding regions:
- a CDS encoding low specificity L-threonine aldolase, with amino-acid sequence MRSFASDNNSGVHPLVMEALSQANENHALGYGDDRWTEEAVAKIKETFTPDCEPLFVFNGTGSNIVALQIMVRSYHSIICAETAHIYVDECGSPVKSTGAQIRPVATPDGKLTPALIQPYLHGFGDQHHSQPGAIYLSQCTELGTIYTVDELKEITALAHQHGMRVHMDGARIANACATLNVSLRALTVDCGIDVLSFGGTKNGLMMGECVIVFDASLKAEARFIRKQSAQLASKMRYLSCQFTVYLTNDLWLKNAAHANAMAGRLYQELKSVPGVHFTQKAESNQLFLSMPREVIDKLLQSYFFYFWKEEENEVRLVTSFDTTDNDIDQFIKVLHS
- a CDS encoding glycoside hydrolase family 9 protein — translated: MRCKRWLLIVVLPIITLSVRAEGWIRINQLGYLPQSRKVAVFMSEQATDVKEYALIDAFTGKTARTFASPKATGRIGRMESSYRLDFSDFNQPGTYYLKAGGTESPRFPIGNQVYNGTADFLLNYMRQQRCGYNPFLKDSCHVHDGYIAYHPTKTGQHLDVRGGWHDASDYLQYTTTSANAMYQMMFAYQQNPESFADAYDAAGLSGANGIPDIVDEIKWGLDWLNRMNPTKGELYNQIADDRDHAGMRLPNKDDVDYGYGKGTGRPVYFCNGEKQQRGKFMNATTGVASTAGKFASCFTLGAEILQKYYPTFAAEIRAKAEDAYQQGIDQPGACQTVSVLSPYIYEEDNWTDDMELAATELYRATGDRKYMDQAIEYGRREPVTPWMGADSARHYQWYPFMSMGHYRLANVNNKRINQEFIRNMRAGISRVYEKAIESPFLYGIPTIWCSNNLTTAMLTQCRLYRELTGDNTYEEMEASLRDWLFGCNPWGTSMVVELPLWGDYPTKPHSSLINAGVGNTTGGLVDGPVYTTIFKGLRGVRLDGGEEYALFQPDRMVYHDDTHDYATNEPTMDGTASLTYYLSSLQKEGMKASNARNDKNSYSNGGIVRTDSSKKQITLVFTAADKSDGADAIIRTLKKQKIKGAFFFTGDFYKLFPNIISQLKAEGHYVGAHSYAHPLYCSWEKRDSTLISREDFVKDLQANYQLMNEAGIKYTDAPFFIPPYEHYNAEIASWTKSLGLQLINFTAGTMTNADYTTPDMKNYRSSKEIYNKVMTVETKEGLNGHIMLIHFGTDDKRTDKFYSTYMERMIKTLKKKGYSFVPLQEAIGL